From the Clarias gariepinus isolate MV-2021 ecotype Netherlands chromosome 3, CGAR_prim_01v2, whole genome shotgun sequence genome, one window contains:
- the cusr gene encoding uncharacterized protein cusr, which yields MCLLAALLLLTLYGSSVGQYLSRFNMADVTGWVRFNTTEQTASVNLSGPGVNTCVSFNLMLTEFPVMYGQVSQPCEKAHTGDHVFKVSVNASVSVLNISHILQQIPNLEARSLVVETCNGVKACAGVIAESNVSTWQARFFSGVAGNVYFRKVSGQQSATLLSSLVSLNENNSTFAQVSIFISNSSAANCEAFLRSLDQNTKEMGQLKVGTPLEPVKSRLEVANFDAGFRFALFNLTSEYTCAEIRTLEPKEVSALIDMRGVKGSITFYQPSPFDLTTLSVNLTNLNRRVGPYHVHLFPTPQMRSPPEITCSNDNVGGHFNPFNVNTQSSLYPPPPNSTHDRYEIGDLSSRHGLLSNADNIQASFTDWNLPLFGQNSIVGRSVVLHEPNGTRFICSSIGYPGEVITARAIFQHPVVGTVLFTQLKGNPYGDVSVFLDLSYGKPDTSATQNHHWHIHEYPISTETDSDKGCCASTGGHWNPYNINTSIGSYKVNCRPECPFACEIGDLSSKHKMLNLSSNVGKQPSKIFLTDTTAWVSGLSSMVGRSVVIHGPDEAGYRIACANITLLRFPSAQTGSWQGPGSSLGIINFYQLSPQGPTNINVSLTSLEAKAGGYHVHLLPVKSGPEACSNENIMGHFNPYSVNISTSPAPGNGTVDQYEIGDISGKFGSLADQNLLENDYNDLNMPLSGLNSIVGRSLVIHYKNGSRMQCADITAMNSSDRHWIIAKAIFNNSVKGTVTLSQQCFLDGSFSDVTLLVDLKASNTVNVPNVSWYITESSVKDMVAGCPGHGGTYNPFNMTAQSSNCSPLTYLACEVGDLTSKHGAVSLSQRQLFTDAQLQLAGDYTVVYRSLILRAGNKTIDCADIVPESPSAQQIFPNVSSFSRFDFRKRVAGVLEVNMSRVSILPGALSTMPGGKCQQVTFLVSGDVSVEKLAAVKDSSMMGMYRQTDRCTASGVPGLLSSHVHIFFLAAVYLLHSLILKGDY from the exons GTTCTTCTGTTGGTCAGTATCTGTCCAGATTTAACATGGCAGATGTCACTGGTTGGGTCCGGTTTAACACCACAGAACAGACAGCCAGTGTAAACCTCAGTGGTCCTGGCGTAAACACGTGTGTCTCCTTCAATCTGATGCTCACTGAGTTTCCAGTTATGTACGGTCAGGTGTCCCAGCCCTGTGAGAAAGCCCATACAGGGGACCACGTGTTCAAAGTGTCCGTTAACGCTTCTGTTTCTGTACTGAACATCTCCCATATACTCCAGCAAATACCTAATCTTGAAGCACGCTCTTTGGTGGTAGAGACGTGTAATGGCGTGAAGGCTTGTGCAGGTGTCATAGCAGAGTCAAATGTCAGTACTTGGCAGGCTCGGTTCTTTAGTGGTGTGGCTGGAAACGTCTACTTCCGGAAGGTATCAGGGCAACAGAGTGCCACCCTTCTCTCTAGTCTGGTCAGTCTAAATGAAAATAACTCCACTTTTGCCCAAGTGAGCATTTTTATAtccaacagttctgctgctaaCTGTGAGGCATTCCTGCGCAGTCTggaccaaaacacaaaagagaTGGGTCAGCTGAAGGTAGGCACTCCTCTTGAACCTGTCAAATCCCGTTTAGAGGTCGCAAATTTTGATGCTGGGTTTCGCTTTGCTCTCTTCAATCTCACCTCAGAGTATACATGTGCTGAAATCCGTACCCTTGAACCAAAGGAGGTCAGCGCTCTGATAGACATGAGAGGGGTCAAAGGATCCATCACTTTTTACCAGCCATCTCCTTTTGACCTTACAACTCTCTCTGTGAACCTCACCAACCTAAACAGAAGGGTTGGGCCATACCATGTTCATCTGTTTCCCACCCCTCAGATGAGGTCACCACCTGAAATCACCTGCAGCAATGATAATGTTGGAGGCCACTTTAATCCCTTTAATGTGAACACTCAGTCATCCCTGTATCCCCCACCCCCTAATTCGACCCATGACCGTTACGAAATTGGAGACCTCAGTTCCAGACATGGATTGTTGAGTAATGCAGATAATATCCAAGCGAGCTTTACTGACTGGAATCTTCCACTCTTTGGACAGAACAGCATTGTCGGTCGTTCTGTGGTGCTGCACGAGCCTAATGGTACAAGGTTTATCTGCTCAAGCATTGGCTATCCTGGAGAAGTGATCACAGCCAGGGCCATCTTCCAACACCCAGTTGTTGGGACTGTTTTGTTTACCCAGTTAAAAGGAAACCCATACGGGGACGTCTCAGTGTTCCTAGACTTGTCTTATGGAAAACCAGACACTTCTGCAACTCAGAACCACCACTGGCACATTCATGAATACCCCATAAGCACAGAGACGGACAGTGATAAAGGTTGCTGTGCATCCACTGGGGGACACTGGAACCCCTACAACATCAATACCAGTATAGGCAGCTATAAAGTAAACTGTAGACCAGAATGTCCTTTTGCTTGTGAGATTGGAGACCTGTCCAGCAAACACAAGATGCTGAATTTGTCATCAAATGTTGGGAAACAACCTAGCAAGATCTTCTTAACAGATACTACAGCCTGGGTGTCTGGACTGAGCAGCATGGTTGGTCGGTCTGTAGTGATCCATGGCCCTGATGAGGCTGGTTATCGCATAGCTTGTGCCAACATCACACTCCTGCGTTTCCCCTCTGCTCAGACTGGATCCTGGCAAGGGCCAGGGTCATCTTTGGGAATTATCAACTTCTACCAGCTGTCTCCACAGGGCCCAACCAACATCAATGTTTCTCTGACTAGTCTGGAGGCCAAAGCTGGTGGATACCATGTCCATCTTCTCCCAGTAAAGAGCGGACCAGAGGCCTGCTCCAATGAGAACATCATGGGCCACTTCAACCCATATAGTGTGAATATCTCAACATCTCCAGCTCCAGGGAACGGCACGGTGGATCAGTATGAGATTGGTGATATCAGCGGGAAGTTTGGAAGTCTAGCTGATCAGAACCTATTAGAAAATGATTACAATGACCTTAACATGCCATTGAGTGGACTCAACAGTATCGTAGGACGGTCACTGGTTATCCACTACAAAAACGGTTCAAG AATGCAGTGTGCTGACATCACAGCCATGAACTCCTCTGACAGGCACTGGATCATCGCCAAGGCCATATTTAACAACAGTGTGAAGGGCACAGTAACCCTG TCCCAACAGTGTTTTCTTGATGGCAGCTTCAGTGACGTGACCTTGCTGGTGGACCTCAAAGCATCTAACACTGTTAAT GTCCCAAACGTTTCTTGGTACATAACTGAAAGTTCTGTCAAGGACATGGTGGCTGGGTGTCCAGGACATGGAGGAACATATAACCCTTTCAACATGACCGCACAG AGCTCTAACTGTTCCCCGCTCACATATCTGGCTTGCGAGGTCGGAGATCTAACCAGCAAACACGGCGCCGTCAGTTTATCGCAGAGGCAGCTCTTCACGGATGCACAGCTTCAGCTGGCTGGAGACTACACTG tGGTTTACAGATCGCTAATCCTGAGGGCAGGGAACAAGACCATTGATTGTGCCGACATCGTCCCTGAGTCACCGTCTGCGCAGCAAATCTTCCCGAACGTGTCATCGTTCAGCAG ATTTGATTTCCGTAAAAGGGTCGCAGGCGTTCTGGAGGTCAATATGTCTCGGGTGTCCATCTTACCCGGTGCCCTCTCAACCATGCCAGGAGGGAAGTGCCAGCAAGTCACGTTTCTAGTATCAG GTGACGTGAGTGTAGAGAAGCTAGCTGCAGTGAAGGACAGCAGTATGATGGGCATGTACAGGCAGACTGATCGGTGTACGGCAA gtggcGTTCCTGGTCTTCTCTCGTCTCATGTCCACATCTTCTTCCTGGCTGCTGTTTACCTTCTCCACTCCCTCATTCTCAAGggagattattaa